The following are encoded together in the Fibrobacter sp. genome:
- a CDS encoding NAD(P)-binding protein: MFSYCFHELPVSLEKKGKFREALAKELKLQQEQIFNLEVERFSLDSRRKGSPRWSYNVRFDVQQKLRTFGNNAKGLVEAVPAKQDPKEAALAGTVQMPGHVDIIGAGPSGLWAALHLLRKGYSVDLYEQGKPVEERFRDIRRFFVDRKFNARSNVLFGEGGAGAFSDGKLNTRSRNAFSEQVLHDMVDFGVDQDIITFAKPHIGTDRLVLMLRKIRAEIIRLSGHIHFYSALTDVEIQNGHISAIKIEDETTPQGAWKRCEALVLATGHSCRDIYQMLQARGVALESKAFAMGVRVEHSQELINLRQLGRGVDTRLTGAAEYFLATPTLDKTCSAYSFCMCPGGVLVPCASEPGTLATNGMSYSRRNGPLANGAIVVPVEASEKLFDGLEFQRKTEEDAFNVGGKNYSAPAQTIKAFMEHRLDKKLPKSTYPCGIVPVNTWDWLDKRICQSLYEGFLNFDRKIPGFIAEGLIVAPETRTSSPLRITRDSATLESVNTKGLFVLGEGAGYAGGIVTSAADGVRLAYYAKKR, from the coding sequence ATGTTTTCTTACTGTTTTCACGAGCTTCCCGTTTCCCTAGAGAAAAAGGGCAAGTTTCGGGAGGCTCTTGCCAAAGAGCTGAAACTCCAGCAGGAACAGATTTTCAATCTGGAGGTGGAACGTTTTTCGCTGGACTCACGCCGGAAGGGTTCCCCCCGCTGGTCCTATAATGTCCGTTTTGACGTTCAGCAAAAACTGAGAACCTTCGGCAACAACGCCAAGGGGCTTGTAGAAGCGGTTCCTGCAAAGCAAGACCCGAAAGAAGCAGCCCTGGCAGGCACCGTGCAAATGCCCGGACATGTGGACATTATCGGTGCAGGACCTTCGGGACTCTGGGCGGCCCTGCACCTTTTACGCAAGGGCTATTCCGTAGATCTTTACGAGCAAGGAAAACCCGTAGAGGAACGTTTCCGCGACATACGCCGGTTCTTTGTGGACCGAAAATTCAACGCACGCAGCAATGTCCTCTTTGGCGAGGGCGGTGCAGGAGCCTTCAGTGACGGCAAGCTCAACACCAGGAGCAGAAACGCCTTCTCGGAACAGGTCCTGCACGACATGGTGGATTTCGGGGTAGACCAGGATATTATCACCTTCGCGAAGCCCCACATCGGAACAGACAGACTTGTGCTGATGCTCCGAAAAATCCGCGCAGAAATTATCCGCCTGAGTGGGCACATCCATTTCTATTCGGCCCTGACAGATGTAGAAATCCAGAACGGCCATATTTCTGCCATCAAGATAGAAGACGAAACCACTCCGCAGGGTGCGTGGAAGCGCTGCGAAGCGCTGGTCCTTGCCACGGGGCATTCCTGTCGGGATATTTACCAGATGCTGCAAGCCCGCGGCGTAGCCCTTGAAAGCAAGGCATTCGCCATGGGCGTACGTGTGGAACATTCCCAGGAGTTGATAAACCTGCGGCAGCTGGGTCGAGGTGTCGATACACGCCTCACCGGAGCTGCGGAATATTTTCTCGCCACACCGACACTGGACAAAACATGCAGCGCCTACAGTTTTTGCATGTGCCCCGGCGGCGTGCTGGTGCCCTGCGCTTCTGAACCAGGGACACTTGCCACCAACGGCATGAGCTATAGCCGTCGAAACGGACCTCTTGCCAACGGGGCTATTGTGGTTCCCGTAGAAGCCAGCGAAAAGCTCTTCGATGGACTGGAATTCCAGCGGAAAACGGAAGAGGATGCCTTCAATGTAGGCGGAAAGAACTACAGTGCTCCGGCACAGACCATCAAGGCCTTCATGGAACACCGGCTGGACAAGAAACTGCCGAAATCCACCTATCCCTGCGGGATTGTACCCGTCAACACCTGGGACTGGCTGGACAAGCGGATTTGCCAGAGCCTTTACGAAGGTTTTTTGAACTTTGACCGGAAAATTCCCGGATTCATCGCCGAAGGCCTCATTGTGGCTCCCGAAACCAGGACCAGTTCTCCCCTGCGAATCACCCGAGACAGCGCCACCCTAGAAAGCGTGAATACCAAGGGTTTGTTCGTGCTGGGCGAAGGGGCCGGATATGCAGGCGGGATTGTCACAAGCGCCGCCGACGGAGTGAGACTGGCCTACTACGCGAAAAAGAGGTAA
- a CDS encoding RluA family pseudouridine synthase, translating into MITRTIDRNFANMRLDRFLRKAFPDESLSVFFAILRKKKVRVNGVIGKANQMLQEGDTVCIYENLKSVVNSESGAQKTDLKNAENKGWTKASTAADRKKGWGTQELDIILETEDYLVVNKPSGMPSQPGSGTRPGESLVEHLWEWGKREHLDFKPTLAHRLDQETSGLLLVALHGDTLRDLTRLIREHEVKKYYLALVKGNLEKEKGTIEASLARTDNAKGSKMQIDEKGKKSITHYSVKKHYSGYDLVKINLETGRMHQIRAHFASIGHPLLGDTRYGDFALNREFKKQYGLNRLFLHSSRLEYPWQGKNTVQECPLPKELQDVLKKLEK; encoded by the coding sequence ATGATTACCCGCACTATCGACCGTAACTTTGCCAACATGCGTCTGGACCGTTTTCTACGGAAGGCTTTTCCCGACGAATCATTGTCCGTTTTCTTTGCTATCCTGCGTAAAAAGAAGGTCAGGGTAAACGGGGTTATCGGCAAGGCTAACCAGATGCTCCAGGAAGGGGACACCGTCTGCATTTACGAGAATTTGAAAAGCGTTGTAAATTCGGAATCCGGAGCTCAGAAAACGGATTTGAAAAACGCCGAAAACAAGGGTTGGACTAAGGCCAGCACAGCCGCCGACCGAAAAAAAGGCTGGGGTACTCAGGAACTGGACATCATCTTGGAAACCGAAGACTACCTGGTGGTCAACAAGCCTTCGGGCATGCCTAGCCAGCCGGGAAGCGGGACCCGCCCCGGCGAAAGCCTGGTGGAGCACCTCTGGGAATGGGGCAAGCGGGAACATCTCGACTTCAAGCCTACCCTCGCCCACCGTCTGGACCAGGAGACCTCAGGACTTTTACTGGTGGCCCTCCACGGTGACACCCTGCGGGACCTAACCCGCCTGATTCGTGAACACGAAGTCAAGAAATACTACCTGGCCCTAGTCAAAGGAAACCTCGAAAAAGAAAAAGGAACCATCGAAGCCTCCCTCGCCCGCACGGACAATGCCAAGGGCTCCAAGATGCAGATAGACGAAAAAGGGAAAAAATCTATTACCCACTACAGCGTCAAAAAACACTACTCCGGCTACGACCTGGTAAAAATCAACTTGGAAACGGGCCGTATGCATCAAATCAGGGCGCATTTCGCAAGCATCGGGCACCCACTCTTGGGAGATACCCGTTACGGGGATTTCGCCCTGAACCGGGAATTCAAGAAACAATACGGACTGAACCGGCTGTTTTTGCATAGCAGCCGCCTGGAATACCCTTGGCAAGGCAAGAATACGGTCCAGGAATGCCCCCTGCCCAAGGAACTGCAGGACGTTTTGAAAAAACTGGAAAAATAA
- a CDS encoding right-handed parallel beta-helix repeat-containing protein yields the protein MKQFFKGTVATVLLGTFFAFAQEAAPATQAAPAPAPTAAPEQAPAPAPVAAPAAATPAPVATTPAPAAEAAAPVQEAASPAPTPVAQPAEQAAPADASAQAPAPETAEPAAAETAPAEQTVAEPVPAAEPAPNAAPVAETPAEQAVAPAPVEAAPVATPAPVVEAAPAPEPQNVQLTGTELQGELRGFLKADKSPYLVNGTVSVAANTVLVIEPGTTILFTKGSSLTVNQGQLVVAGTATSPVVFRSAMSTPAAGDWAGIVITGENNSEIRNAQILNATNGIVVENGNLKIQNSLVEGAAGYGIYARNATVNANDCQFKNNQVALNLSHYAQGDIERSTFENNNVALLNSKLSKSTVSSSNFKDNGTAVVNMGNTVIDLNNTAIEQNTVGISSSEILAPELMETAKNNKTNFSNKAAEAIATLPPEPEVPGVDRKNLNPADEANVVFESEAPADSTQKSWTVLGNVMLGGNYHYVRTRTHHGNTPEIFGTDTILKGDRYKNYFQVPGFGANASAYVLMMSPEGKTIEFTMDATSDSWNRFYPNPVTLRYNDSYNSVNLGDFQMMGGDIYMSGMPLFGAEYTLSLLKNNADQPLVQLEGFFGEAKRSLVPHNRHPYLYNDYIDDGEAQAQRLAYGGFLKWAPVRRFDAKVGAIYANDELEDPLLRDGAKASTLTTDPLLEAFTMYAEGNWLFFPGDIELNGQIAVGRADTTDAARQRAINRLFSSAGLNTASYTQLRKLMQNESQIDRLSNEELEEIFGDNTTMSKSEMISTLHYLIDKAKQAQKEEESDRDDDRVLGQHWGSQNFALGASLNWNINRTRIAGHVKYIGEDFYSAGSPDQLSNTREFGASLEQDIKKFWTLGLDYQINVENAAHGRKKNLAGLAEGTHFGLVSDEESDWFEQHEMDNDRTKYIHNFGLSNTFTINPRVQITANYNMEFRDQYRPIRLRGSYMLEDGIYRDEYFTEGKGPKMAIVNGDTVMVDSARWADYMSTVDAPYLASKFEERLYKQTINAGISFKAAQSVFKFNGRWTLRTDASLFHKDSLIDELDMDLEDTTWAKLGYYYGGGDYFEQSYPLSITTTLKSMQNHFQITYRLKSYVRNEMTEDEITVEDEYEIPFMNRFMIVSLNGQFRYMLTEWTESDKDFDEEEMDVLGKLNLRFNHNKHFYSDWYVGSAIYYRPDYLSNEYKDIYGGINLNYVF from the coding sequence ATGAAACAGTTTTTTAAGGGTACCGTCGCTACAGTCCTTCTGGGAACATTCTTTGCATTTGCCCAAGAGGCCGCCCCTGCCACACAGGCAGCTCCAGCGCCCGCTCCAACGGCAGCTCCTGAACAAGCCCCAGCGCCTGCTCCAGTTGCTGCTCCTGCCGCTGCGACACCGGCACCCGTAGCAACAACTCCGGCACCTGCTGCCGAAGCAGCTGCCCCGGTCCAAGAAGCTGCAAGCCCTGCGCCAACGCCGGTAGCACAACCTGCCGAACAGGCTGCTCCGGCTGATGCTTCTGCACAAGCCCCTGCTCCTGAAACAGCCGAACCTGCAGCCGCAGAAACGGCTCCTGCCGAACAGACCGTTGCTGAACCCGTGCCTGCAGCAGAACCTGCACCCAACGCTGCACCTGTTGCCGAAACCCCAGCTGAACAGGCTGTCGCTCCAGCTCCGGTTGAAGCTGCCCCCGTGGCCACTCCCGCTCCGGTCGTAGAGGCCGCTCCCGCACCAGAACCGCAAAACGTTCAGCTGACCGGCACAGAACTCCAGGGTGAACTCCGCGGTTTCTTAAAAGCGGACAAGTCTCCCTATCTCGTAAACGGAACAGTATCTGTTGCCGCCAATACGGTATTGGTCATTGAACCGGGAACCACAATCTTGTTCACCAAGGGTAGCTCCCTCACGGTAAACCAGGGCCAGCTGGTGGTGGCCGGAACTGCAACATCTCCTGTGGTGTTCCGCTCCGCCATGAGTACTCCCGCTGCTGGTGATTGGGCCGGAATCGTGATTACCGGAGAAAACAACTCCGAAATCCGCAACGCCCAGATCTTGAACGCCACCAACGGAATCGTAGTGGAAAACGGCAATCTGAAAATCCAGAATTCCCTTGTGGAAGGTGCCGCCGGATATGGCATTTATGCTCGTAACGCCACCGTCAATGCAAACGACTGCCAGTTCAAGAACAACCAGGTTGCCCTGAACCTCTCCCACTACGCCCAGGGCGATATCGAACGGTCTACTTTTGAAAACAACAATGTCGCCCTGTTGAATTCCAAGCTTTCGAAGAGTACCGTGTCCTCTTCAAATTTCAAGGACAACGGTACGGCTGTGGTGAATATGGGGAACACCGTCATTGACTTGAACAATACCGCCATTGAACAAAACACGGTGGGTATTTCCTCTTCGGAAATTCTTGCTCCCGAACTCATGGAGACCGCCAAGAACAACAAGACCAATTTCAGCAACAAGGCTGCAGAAGCCATAGCAACGCTTCCCCCCGAACCGGAAGTTCCCGGTGTGGATCGGAAGAACCTGAATCCTGCCGACGAAGCCAACGTGGTATTTGAATCTGAAGCCCCTGCGGATTCTACGCAAAAGAGCTGGACTGTCCTTGGAAACGTGATGCTGGGCGGAAACTACCACTATGTGCGTACCCGCACTCACCACGGTAATACTCCTGAAATCTTTGGAACGGATACCATTCTCAAGGGCGACCGCTACAAGAATTATTTCCAGGTGCCGGGTTTTGGCGCAAATGCCTCGGCTTACGTGCTGATGATGTCACCCGAAGGCAAGACCATCGAATTTACCATGGATGCCACATCGGATTCCTGGAACCGATTCTACCCGAACCCCGTGACACTGCGCTACAATGATAGCTACAACAGTGTCAACCTGGGTGATTTCCAGATGATGGGCGGAGATATCTACATGTCGGGCATGCCCCTGTTCGGTGCCGAGTATACCCTGTCCTTGCTCAAGAACAATGCGGATCAGCCCCTGGTCCAGTTGGAAGGTTTCTTTGGCGAGGCCAAGCGTTCCCTGGTTCCCCACAACCGTCACCCCTATCTCTATAACGATTACATCGATGATGGTGAAGCTCAGGCCCAGCGCCTTGCCTACGGCGGATTCCTGAAATGGGCTCCGGTCCGCAGGTTCGACGCCAAGGTGGGCGCTATTTACGCAAACGACGAACTTGAAGACCCGCTTCTCCGCGACGGAGCCAAGGCTAGTACCCTTACCACCGATCCTCTTCTGGAAGCATTCACCATGTATGCCGAAGGCAACTGGCTGTTCTTCCCGGGTGATATCGAGCTGAACGGACAAATCGCCGTCGGTCGTGCAGACACCACCGATGCCGCAAGGCAGCGTGCCATCAACCGGTTGTTCTCCAGCGCCGGATTGAATACCGCAAGCTACACGCAGCTTCGTAAGCTGATGCAGAACGAAAGCCAGATTGACAGGCTTTCTAACGAAGAACTGGAAGAAATCTTCGGGGACAATACCACCATGAGCAAATCCGAAATGATTTCTACCCTCCATTACCTAATCGACAAGGCTAAGCAGGCACAAAAAGAAGAAGAAAGCGACCGCGATGACGACCGCGTGCTAGGGCAACACTGGGGAAGTCAGAATTTTGCCTTGGGCGCTTCCTTGAACTGGAACATCAACAGAACAAGAATCGCTGGCCATGTGAAATACATCGGCGAGGACTTCTATAGCGCAGGCTCCCCTGACCAGCTTTCCAACACCCGCGAATTCGGAGCCAGCCTGGAACAAGACATCAAAAAGTTCTGGACCCTTGGACTGGACTACCAGATTAACGTAGAAAACGCGGCCCACGGCAGAAAGAAAAACCTGGCGGGCCTGGCCGAAGGAACCCATTTCGGGCTTGTCTCTGACGAGGAAAGCGACTGGTTCGAACAGCACGAGATGGACAACGACCGCACAAAGTACATCCACAATTTCGGACTCAGCAACACCTTTACCATCAATCCCAGGGTGCAGATTACCGCCAACTACAATATGGAATTCAGGGACCAGTACCGTCCGATTCGCTTGCGCGGAAGCTATATGCTAGAAGACGGAATCTACAGGGATGAATATTTCACCGAAGGCAAGGGCCCCAAGATGGCCATCGTGAACGGGGATACCGTCATGGTGGATTCTGCACGTTGGGCTGATTACATGTCTACGGTCGATGCGCCTTATCTCGCGTCCAAGTTCGAAGAGAGGCTTTACAAGCAAACCATCAATGCCGGCATCTCCTTCAAGGCGGCACAGTCCGTGTTCAAGTTCAATGGCCGATGGACTCTTCGTACAGATGCATCCCTGTTCCACAAGGACAGCTTGATTGACGAGCTGGACATGGACCTTGAAGATACGACATGGGCAAAGCTTGGTTATTACTACGGCGGTGGCGATTACTTTGAGCAGAGCTACCCCTTGAGCATCACCACTACCCTCAAGAGTATGCAGAACCATTTCCAGATAACTTACCGCCTCAAGTCATACGTCCGCAATGAAATGACCGAAGATGAAATTACCGTAGAAGACGAATACGAAATTCCCTTCATGAACCGTTTCATGATCGTCTCCTTGAACGGACAGTTCCGCTACATGCTTACAGAATGGACCGAATCTGACAAAGATTTCGACGAAGAAGAAATGGACGTGCTGGGAAAACTCAACCTGCGGTTCAACCACAACAAGCACTTCTATAGTGACTGGTACGTAGGTTCTGCCATCTATTACCGTCCGGACTACCTGTCTAACGAATACAAGGATATCTACGGCGGTATCAATCTGAACTACGTGTTCTAA